In one Saccharibacillus brassicae genomic region, the following are encoded:
- a CDS encoding HRDC domain-containing protein, with product MTIVFLKRLEIEKEHETESAQVWIEEEDGLWISGWSGEDAAGEKRPEREIWYEGSVWNEMLAVYRHRLAAKLAEGYRPVIRDTFQEFLEAGQRGRFTQRLICYSELNADEELYQRLAAWRRVRATEEHRAPYLIATNRALRLIAAFLPRTQEELRELPGIGENTVQRYGEAVLEHTRTLERKHAFPLDWVERRLDEEEFEAWTYKGKERKFKREAERVRATRLLLESAKVGSSLSQISEASGLDRRELIDMMESLEKNGYDLESVIEHELQLMPQEQREAVMQAYAELGDSFLKPVLKKVYGEEPPSEPGLEILYEQLRMLRMLRRRAAERREAEAAMTPEPAGQSAPGASAEAVVESAPEVVIAPKPSAAPAASGRKRGTHAG from the coding sequence ATGACGATCGTATTTTTGAAGCGGCTGGAAATTGAAAAGGAGCATGAAACCGAGTCGGCCCAGGTCTGGATCGAAGAAGAAGACGGATTGTGGATCAGCGGTTGGAGCGGAGAAGACGCCGCGGGGGAAAAGCGGCCGGAGCGTGAAATCTGGTACGAAGGCTCGGTCTGGAACGAGATGCTGGCCGTGTACCGCCACCGGCTGGCGGCCAAGCTTGCCGAAGGGTATCGGCCGGTGATCCGGGATACGTTTCAGGAATTTCTCGAAGCCGGCCAGCGCGGCCGCTTCACGCAGAGGCTGATCTGCTACAGCGAACTGAACGCCGACGAAGAATTGTACCAGCGGCTGGCCGCCTGGCGCAGGGTTCGGGCGACCGAAGAGCACCGGGCGCCGTATCTGATCGCGACCAATCGCGCGCTGCGGCTCATTGCGGCGTTCCTGCCGCGGACTCAGGAAGAGCTGCGCGAGCTGCCGGGGATCGGCGAGAACACCGTGCAGCGTTACGGCGAAGCGGTATTGGAACATACGCGGACATTGGAGCGCAAGCATGCTTTTCCGCTCGACTGGGTGGAGCGGCGCCTGGACGAAGAAGAATTCGAAGCGTGGACGTACAAAGGCAAAGAGCGCAAGTTCAAGCGCGAAGCCGAACGGGTCCGGGCGACGCGGCTGCTGCTGGAATCCGCCAAGGTCGGTTCTTCGCTGTCGCAGATCAGCGAGGCCAGCGGTCTGGATCGGCGCGAGCTGATCGACATGATGGAATCGCTGGAGAAGAACGGATACGACCTGGAATCCGTAATCGAGCACGAGCTGCAGCTGATGCCGCAGGAGCAGCGCGAAGCCGTCATGCAGGCGTATGCTGAACTGGGCGATTCTTTTCTCAAGCCCGTCCTGAAGAAAGTATACGGCGAAGAACCGCCGAGCGAACCGGGCCTGGAGATTCTGTACGAGCAGCTGCGGATGCTGCGCATGCTTCGTCGCCGGGCCGCGGAGCGCCGCGAAGCCGAAGCGGCGATGACGCCGGAACCGGCAGGGCAGTCTGCGCCGGGAGCGTCTGCCGAAGCTGTGGTGGAATCGGCGCCGGAAGTCGTGATCGCGCCTAAGCCGTCCGCGGCGCCGGCCGCTTCCGGCCGCAAGCGGGGCACGCACGCCGGTTGA
- the corA gene encoding magnesium/cobalt transporter CorA produces the protein MKIRHVKYGVFTLIENENLTDTLTPPEEGFYWIDADLDDVTLLQLTFGLHDLAVEDMLGEEEQRPKIEIYENHYFTVVNSIRFDNEEIFMRALNIFLGRHFIITVTRQKIHELRTVKPIMWEEEVHTPDRFMYLLIDRVVDNFFAVGDRIEDQIEQLEEDILMNTKRTHLNDIIGLRAEILWLKKVLVPQREVINILNKKDLRLIDDELQKYFSDIYENTVKVSEAFDTYRDLMGNLREAYQSSISNRANEIMKVFTVITTIFMPLTVVTGIYGMNFDHMPELHWTYGYPMVIALMVVLGFTMYLLFRKKGWL, from the coding sequence ATGAAAATCCGGCATGTCAAATACGGCGTTTTTACGCTGATCGAAAATGAAAACCTGACCGACACGCTCACCCCGCCCGAAGAAGGCTTCTACTGGATCGATGCCGATCTCGACGACGTGACGCTGCTCCAGCTCACGTTCGGCCTGCACGATCTGGCGGTCGAAGATATGCTCGGCGAGGAAGAACAGCGGCCGAAAATCGAAATTTACGAGAACCACTATTTTACCGTCGTCAACAGTATCCGCTTCGACAACGAAGAGATCTTCATGCGCGCGCTGAACATCTTCCTCGGCCGGCATTTTATCATTACGGTGACCCGGCAGAAGATTCACGAACTCCGCACGGTCAAGCCGATCATGTGGGAAGAAGAAGTGCATACGCCGGACCGCTTCATGTATCTGCTGATCGACCGCGTCGTCGACAACTTCTTCGCAGTCGGCGACCGGATCGAAGACCAGATCGAGCAGCTGGAAGAAGATATCCTGATGAATACGAAGCGCACGCATCTCAACGACATCATCGGCCTGCGGGCGGAGATTCTCTGGCTCAAGAAGGTACTGGTGCCGCAGCGCGAAGTCATCAATATTCTGAACAAAAAAGACCTGCGCCTGATCGACGACGAGCTGCAGAAATATTTCAGCGACATTTACGAAAATACGGTCAAAGTGTCCGAAGCTTTCGATACGTATCGCGATCTGATGGGCAACCTTCGCGAAGCGTACCAGTCCAGCATTTCCAACCGCGCGAACGAGATCATGAAGGTGTTCACGGTCATCACGACCATCTTCATGCCGCTGACGGTCGTGACGGGCATCTACGGCATGAACTTCGACCATATGCCGGAGCTGCATTGGACGTACGGCTACCCGATGGTCATCGCGCTCATGGTCGTGCTCGGCTTTACGATGTACCTGCTGTTCCGCAAAAAAGGCTGGCTGTAA
- the metA gene encoding homoserine O-acetyltransferase MetA: MPIKVPDNLPAMEVLLKENIFVMDESRAYSQDIRPLRIAILNLMPTKETTETQLLRLIGNTPLQVDVVLLYPSSHTSKNTSEEYLNTFYKTFDEIKHKRFDGMIITGAPVEQLEFEQVSYWDEIRQIFEWSKKNVTSTLHICWASQAGLYHHFGVNKIPLADKCFGVFPHTMNKTNVQLLRGFDECFFVPHSRHTDVQREDILRSPELEILAESEEAGVYLVATRDGKQIFATGHSEYDPLSLKWEYDRDIAKGMDIPVPRNYFPNDDPTRKPLSSWRAHANLLFSNWLNYYVYQETPFDQVDLTKEVSFSDYGAGI; the protein is encoded by the coding sequence GTGCCGATTAAAGTACCCGATAATCTGCCCGCCATGGAAGTGCTGCTGAAGGAAAATATTTTCGTCATGGACGAGAGCCGGGCGTACAGTCAGGATATCCGTCCGCTCCGCATCGCGATTTTGAACCTGATGCCGACGAAGGAGACGACCGAGACGCAGCTGCTGCGCCTGATCGGCAACACGCCGCTGCAGGTGGACGTCGTGCTGCTGTACCCGAGTTCGCACACGTCCAAGAACACGTCGGAAGAATACCTGAACACTTTTTACAAAACGTTCGACGAAATCAAGCACAAACGCTTCGACGGCATGATCATTACCGGAGCGCCGGTCGAGCAGCTTGAATTCGAACAGGTGAGCTACTGGGACGAGATTCGCCAGATCTTCGAGTGGTCCAAGAAGAACGTCACTTCGACGCTGCATATCTGTTGGGCTTCGCAGGCCGGCCTGTACCATCACTTCGGCGTGAACAAAATTCCGCTGGCGGACAAATGCTTCGGCGTCTTCCCGCATACGATGAACAAGACCAACGTGCAGCTGCTGCGCGGCTTCGACGAATGTTTCTTCGTGCCCCACTCGCGCCATACGGACGTGCAGCGGGAAGATATTTTGCGCAGCCCGGAACTCGAGATTCTGGCCGAGTCCGAAGAAGCGGGCGTCTATCTGGTCGCGACCCGCGACGGCAAGCAGATCTTTGCTACCGGCCACTCCGAATACGATCCGCTGTCGCTCAAATGGGAATATGACCGCGATATCGCCAAAGGGATGGATATCCCGGTTCCGAGAAACTATTTTCCGAACGACGATCCGACCCGCAAGCCGCTGTCTTCCTGGAGAGCGCACGCCAATCTGCTGTTCTCGAACTGGCTCAACTATTACGTCTACCAGGAGACTCCGTTCGATCAGGTCGACCTGACCAAAGAAGTATCGTTCAGCGACTACGGCGCCGGCATCTGA
- a CDS encoding PLP-dependent transferase, with product MKDDRQLKIESALAQIGSLEDPQTGGVTFPIYHSTAYRHPGLGRSTGFDYTRTKNPTRSVLEEASAKLEAGDAGFACSSGMAALQTVFALFGQGDHLIVSLDLYGGTYRLLERVLSRFGVKASYVDTNDLEGIERLRTPNTKAVFIETPTNPLMMVTDIKAVADWAKPNGILTIVDNTLLTPFFQRPIELGADIVVHSATKYLGGHNDVLAGLIVTQGKELSEEMFFLHNSIGAVLSPTDSYQLMRGMKTLALRMERHESNALTLARFLQQHPQIEAVYHPGLPEHPGHDVQNRQSSGNTGIFSFKVKDARWIDPILRHIRLIAFAESLGGVESLMTYPAIQTHADIPQEIRDAIGVDDKLLRFSVGIEHIDDLIADLGGALQAALNETEGAEA from the coding sequence ATGAAGGACGACAGACAGCTCAAAATCGAAAGCGCGCTTGCGCAGATCGGCTCGCTTGAAGACCCGCAGACGGGAGGCGTGACGTTCCCGATCTACCATTCGACCGCTTACCGGCATCCGGGGCTCGGCCGGAGTACCGGCTTCGACTATACCCGGACCAAGAACCCGACCCGCAGCGTGCTGGAAGAAGCTTCGGCCAAGCTGGAAGCGGGCGACGCCGGTTTCGCGTGCAGTTCCGGCATGGCCGCGCTGCAGACGGTGTTTGCGCTGTTCGGGCAGGGCGACCATCTGATCGTCTCGCTCGACCTGTACGGCGGCACGTACCGCCTGCTGGAGCGCGTGCTGTCCCGGTTCGGCGTCAAGGCGTCCTACGTCGACACGAACGATCTCGAAGGCATCGAGCGTCTGCGCACGCCGAATACCAAAGCGGTGTTTATCGAGACGCCGACCAATCCGCTCATGATGGTCACCGATATCAAGGCGGTCGCCGACTGGGCGAAGCCGAACGGGATACTGACGATCGTCGACAACACGCTGCTGACGCCGTTTTTCCAGCGTCCGATCGAACTCGGCGCCGATATCGTCGTCCACAGCGCCACCAAATACCTGGGCGGGCATAATGACGTATTGGCAGGCCTGATCGTGACCCAAGGCAAAGAGCTGTCCGAAGAAATGTTTTTCCTCCACAATTCAATCGGCGCGGTGCTGAGCCCGACCGACTCCTACCAATTAATGCGCGGCATGAAGACGCTGGCGCTGCGGATGGAGCGGCACGAGAGCAACGCCCTGACGCTTGCGCGTTTCCTGCAGCAGCATCCGCAGATCGAAGCCGTCTACCATCCGGGTCTGCCGGAGCATCCGGGACACGACGTACAGAACCGGCAGTCGAGCGGCAATACCGGTATTTTCTCGTTCAAAGTCAAAGACGCGCGCTGGATCGATCCGATCTTGCGTCATATCCGGCTGATCGCTTTCGCGGAAAGTCTGGGCGGCGTCGAGTCGCTGATGACGTATCCGGCGATACAGACGCACGCGGATATTCCGCAGGAAATTCGCGACGCGATCGGCGTGGACGACAAGCTGCTGCGTTTCTCGGTCGGCATCGAGCATATCGACGACCTGATCGCGGACCTCGGCGGCGCGCTGCAGGCGGCTTTGAACGAGACGGAAGGGGCGGAAGCTTAA
- a CDS encoding aminotransferase class I/II-fold pyridoxal phosphate-dependent enzyme codes for MTDVNNGNNENTGNDGLIGKNGSGDSLETGTEKTAQPQGRTPEQAAAAPRQLQTPEEAAQALKDRHFDTKLIHFGAEIDPATGASSVPIYQASTFHHFDIYNPPQYDYSRSGSPTRQALEDYISLLEGGAGGYAFASGMAAISAALMIFSAGDHLIVTEDVYGGTYRLLTTILSRMNIETTFVDMTELDQVKAALRPNTKGVYMETPSNPTLKITDVGAVANWAKEHDLLTLVDNTFMTPYYQRPIEQGVDIVLHSATKFLGGHSDVLAGLAVARTPELAAQLKKLQNGLGTVLGPQDCWLLIRGIKTLGARMERSEIGARRLAHWLSERKDVEAVYYPGLPEHPGRGIHERQSTGYGAVVSFDVGSEERAKRLLNRVKLPLVAVSLGAVESILSYPPMMSHAAMPREVRLERGIADGLLRFSVGLENVDDLIADLEQALAD; via the coding sequence ATGACCGACGTAAACAACGGGAATAACGAAAATACCGGGAACGACGGACTTATCGGCAAAAACGGCAGCGGCGACAGTCTGGAGACCGGCACGGAGAAAACGGCGCAGCCGCAAGGACGCACGCCGGAGCAGGCCGCGGCCGCGCCCCGGCAGCTGCAAACGCCCGAAGAAGCGGCGCAGGCGCTCAAAGACCGGCATTTCGACACGAAGCTGATCCATTTCGGCGCGGAGATCGATCCGGCGACCGGCGCGTCCAGCGTGCCAATCTACCAGGCGTCGACGTTCCACCATTTCGACATTTACAATCCACCGCAGTACGATTACAGCCGCTCCGGCAGCCCGACGCGCCAGGCGCTCGAAGATTACATCTCGCTGCTCGAAGGCGGAGCCGGCGGTTACGCATTCGCGTCCGGCATGGCCGCGATTTCCGCGGCGCTCATGATCTTTTCGGCCGGCGATCACCTGATCGTCACGGAAGACGTCTACGGCGGCACGTACCGGCTGCTGACGACCATTTTGAGCCGCATGAACATCGAGACGACCTTCGTCGACATGACGGAGCTCGATCAGGTCAAAGCGGCGCTGCGTCCGAATACCAAAGGCGTCTACATGGAAACGCCGTCGAATCCGACGCTCAAGATTACCGACGTCGGCGCGGTAGCGAACTGGGCCAAAGAGCATGACCTGCTCACGCTCGTCGACAACACGTTCATGACGCCGTATTACCAGCGGCCGATCGAACAGGGCGTCGATATCGTGCTGCACAGCGCGACGAAGTTCCTCGGCGGACACAGCGACGTGCTGGCCGGCCTTGCGGTGGCGCGCACGCCGGAGCTGGCCGCGCAGCTCAAAAAGCTGCAAAACGGGCTCGGCACGGTGCTCGGGCCGCAGGACTGCTGGCTGCTGATCCGCGGCATCAAGACGCTCGGCGCCCGCATGGAACGCAGCGAGATCGGGGCGCGCAGGCTTGCGCACTGGCTGTCCGAACGCAAAGACGTGGAAGCCGTCTACTACCCGGGCCTGCCGGAGCATCCGGGCCGCGGCATCCACGAACGGCAGTCGACCGGCTACGGCGCGGTCGTGTCGTTCGACGTCGGCTCCGAGGAGCGGGCCAAACGGCTGCTGAACCGCGTGAAGCTGCCGCTCGTGGCGGTCAGCCTGGGCGCGGTGGAGAGCATCCTGTCGTATCCGCCGATGATGTCGCATGCGGCGATGCCGCGCGAAGTGCGGCTTGAGCGTGGCATTGCCGACGGCCTGCTGCGCTTCTCGGTCGGCCTGGAGAACGTCGACGACCTGATCGCCGACCTGGAACAGGCGCTGGCCGATTAA
- a CDS encoding DUF1304 domain-containing protein: MEWVANVLVALIALLHVYILVLEMFMWNKPRGMKAFGLEQKFADMTLSLAANQGLYNGFLAAGLVFGLLYPNAEAGAHIQIFFLVCVMVAGIYGAATAKFKILFIQTVPALIALIAVLLA, encoded by the coding sequence ATGGAATGGGTGGCCAACGTCCTGGTAGCGCTGATCGCGCTGCTGCACGTGTATATTCTGGTCCTGGAAATGTTTATGTGGAACAAGCCGCGCGGGATGAAAGCGTTCGGACTGGAGCAAAAATTTGCCGACATGACGTTGTCGCTTGCGGCCAATCAGGGACTGTACAACGGATTTCTGGCGGCAGGGCTCGTGTTCGGCCTGCTGTATCCGAACGCGGAAGCGGGGGCGCATATCCAGATCTTCTTCCTCGTCTGCGTAATGGTCGCCGGCATTTACGGAGCGGCTACGGCCAAATTCAAAATTTTGTTCATTCAGACGGTGCCGGCGCTGATCGCGCTGATCGCCGTGCTGCTCGCCTAA
- the mqnC gene encoding cyclic dehypoxanthinyl futalosine synthase, translating into MSAVDKILDKALNGGRLDVEDTIALYETNEIEKLGHAANELMIRKNPDPITTFVIGRNVNYTNVCDVFCRFCAFYRRPGSPEGYVLPDEVILQKIQETEDVGGTEILMQGGVNPDLPFEYYLNILRKIKQHFPNVTMHSFSPAEIMKMQKLSGMSMEDTIRAIHEAGLDSLPGGGGEILDDRTRRKISRLKGSWRDWMDVMQTAHKVGMNTTATMVIGFGESYEERALHMLRVREAQDECIRNGYDSEGFLAYISWTFQPDNTNMKVEKQTPEQYLQNVAISRIVLDNIKHFQSSWVTMGPEVGKMSLSYGCDDFGSTMMEENVVSAAGTTHKVNIEQTLDIIRAAGKIPAQRDTKYNLIQVFDDQNYKIQRDFIMQN; encoded by the coding sequence ATGAGTGCGGTTGACAAAATACTGGATAAAGCTTTGAACGGGGGACGTCTCGACGTCGAGGATACGATCGCCCTGTACGAAACGAACGAGATCGAGAAGCTGGGACATGCCGCCAACGAACTGATGATTCGCAAAAACCCCGATCCGATCACGACGTTCGTCATCGGACGCAACGTCAACTATACGAATGTGTGCGACGTTTTTTGCCGTTTCTGCGCGTTTTACCGCCGTCCGGGTTCGCCCGAAGGGTATGTGCTTCCCGATGAAGTGATCCTGCAAAAAATTCAGGAGACCGAAGACGTGGGCGGCACGGAAATTTTGATGCAGGGCGGAGTCAACCCGGATCTGCCGTTCGAATATTACCTGAACATTCTGCGCAAGATCAAGCAGCATTTCCCGAACGTGACGATGCACTCGTTCTCGCCCGCGGAAATCATGAAGATGCAGAAGCTGTCCGGCATGTCGATGGAAGATACGATCCGCGCGATCCACGAAGCGGGACTTGATTCCCTGCCCGGCGGAGGCGGCGAGATTCTCGACGACCGGACCCGCCGCAAGATCAGCCGTCTCAAAGGCTCGTGGCGCGATTGGATGGACGTCATGCAGACGGCGCACAAAGTCGGCATGAACACGACCGCGACGATGGTGATCGGCTTCGGCGAATCGTACGAAGAGCGCGCGCTGCACATGCTGAGAGTGCGCGAAGCCCAGGACGAATGCATCCGCAACGGCTACGATTCCGAAGGGTTCCTCGCCTACATCTCGTGGACGTTCCAGCCGGACAACACGAACATGAAAGTCGAGAAGCAGACGCCGGAGCAGTATTTGCAAAACGTGGCGATCAGCCGCATCGTGCTCGACAACATCAAGCATTTCCAGTCGTCGTGGGTCACGATGGGACCGGAAGTGGGCAAAATGTCGCTCAGCTACGGCTGCGACGACTTCGGCAGCACGATGATGGAAGAAAACGTCGTATCGGCCGCGGGCACGACCCACAAAGTCAATATCGAGCAGACGCTCGACATTATCCGTGCCGCCGGCAAGATTCCGGCCCAGCGCGACACGAAATATAACCTGATCCAGGTGTTCGACGATCAAAATTACAAAATCCAGCGCGATTTCATCATGCAAAACTAG
- a CDS encoding FecCD family ABC transporter permease translates to MNRMLHTLRRLPRHNGVLVTLAALILVTFFVSLGLGSSSVSYGRIIPTLLGSGTFKDEFVLFDIRMPRILITLLAGMALALSGALLQGITRNELADPGIVGINAGAGVGVTVFFLFAPIEVGTFVFLIPAVAFAGALLTAVLIYLFAYRPGEGVQPIKLILIGVGFSTALSGVMIVLISSAEQGKVDFIAKWLAGTVWGTDWPFVFALLPWLLLLIPFALVKTRSLNLLSLGEASAVGAGVPIQKDRILLLLTAVALAASAVSVTGGIAFIGLMAPHIARALVGPAHQRFIPVSILVGGWLLLLADTIGRSLNDPGGIAAGIVVAFIGAPYFLHLLLKKPN, encoded by the coding sequence ATGAACCGGATGCTGCATACGCTGCGCCGCCTGCCCCGGCATAACGGCGTGCTTGTCACGCTTGCCGCTTTGATTTTGGTCACCTTTTTCGTCAGCTTGGGTCTCGGTTCTTCGTCCGTCTCGTACGGACGGATCATTCCGACGCTGCTCGGCAGCGGCACGTTCAAGGACGAATTCGTCCTGTTCGATATCCGGATGCCCCGCATCCTGATCACGCTGCTGGCCGGCATGGCGCTCGCCCTGTCCGGCGCGCTGCTGCAGGGCATCACGCGCAACGAACTGGCCGACCCCGGCATCGTCGGCATCAATGCGGGAGCCGGCGTCGGCGTGACCGTATTTTTCCTGTTCGCTCCGATCGAAGTCGGCACGTTCGTCTTTCTGATCCCGGCCGTCGCTTTTGCCGGAGCGCTATTGACCGCCGTGCTGATCTACCTGTTCGCGTACCGTCCGGGCGAAGGCGTGCAGCCGATCAAGCTGATTCTGATCGGCGTCGGCTTCTCCACGGCTCTGTCCGGCGTCATGATCGTGCTGATCTCTTCGGCCGAACAGGGCAAAGTCGATTTTATCGCCAAATGGCTCGCCGGCACCGTCTGGGGCACCGACTGGCCATTCGTGTTCGCGCTGCTGCCCTGGCTGCTGCTGCTTATTCCGTTCGCGCTGGTCAAAACGCGGTCGCTGAACCTGCTGTCGCTCGGCGAAGCTTCCGCCGTCGGCGCCGGCGTGCCGATCCAGAAAGACCGGATTCTGCTGCTGCTGACCGCGGTCGCTCTCGCCGCTTCCGCCGTGTCCGTCACCGGCGGGATCGCGTTTATCGGCCTGATGGCACCGCATATCGCCCGCGCGCTCGTCGGACCCGCGCATCAGCGGTTCATTCCGGTCTCGATCCTCGTCGGCGGCTGGCTGCTGCTGTTGGCCGATACGATCGGGCGCAGCCTGAACGATCCCGGCGGGATCGCGGCCGGCATCGTCGTCGCTTTTATCGGGGCGCCGTATTTCCTGCATCTGCTGCTCAAAAAGCCAAACTGA
- a CDS encoding FecCD family ABC transporter permease: MKTSASTRVFRFFPFKLLLSLIALALLFVGSILLGAKNISLPDIWSALFVPGATNADISIIRDLRLPREIGGMLVGAALGVSGAVMQGLTRNPLADPGLLGVTAGANAALAVVFAFFPAVGYFGVMIACFIGAAFGVTFVFGLLALRGKTLSPLRMILAGAAVSALLAAAADTIALEFKISKSVSMWTSGGLIGTSWGQLQTIAPAIVLGLAVALLLSRHLTILSLNESTAVGLGLNTGWIKVALYAAITLLTGAAVALVGNLAFVGLMIPHLVRIFAGTDYRSILPLSAVFGAAFMIIADTLGRMLNAPLETPVAAIVAVLGLPFFLFIVRKGGKGLS, from the coding sequence ATGAAAACTTCCGCTTCGACTCGCGTTTTCCGTTTCTTTCCGTTTAAGCTGCTGCTCAGCCTGATCGCGCTGGCGCTGCTGTTCGTCGGCTCGATCCTGCTCGGAGCCAAAAATATCTCGCTGCCGGATATTTGGAGCGCTCTGTTCGTTCCGGGCGCAACAAATGCCGATATCTCGATCATTCGGGATCTGCGGCTTCCGCGCGAGATCGGAGGCATGCTCGTCGGCGCCGCGCTCGGCGTCTCCGGTGCCGTCATGCAGGGGCTGACGCGCAATCCGCTGGCCGATCCCGGCCTGCTCGGCGTGACGGCCGGCGCCAACGCGGCGCTGGCTGTCGTGTTCGCTTTCTTTCCGGCCGTCGGCTATTTCGGCGTCATGATCGCCTGCTTCATCGGAGCGGCGTTCGGCGTAACGTTCGTGTTCGGCCTGCTTGCGCTGCGCGGCAAAACACTGTCTCCCCTGCGCATGATTCTGGCGGGCGCGGCCGTATCGGCGCTGCTTGCCGCCGCGGCCGATACGATCGCCCTGGAATTCAAAATTTCCAAAAGCGTATCCATGTGGACGTCCGGCGGCTTGATCGGCACCTCTTGGGGGCAGCTGCAAACGATCGCTCCGGCCATCGTGCTCGGCCTGGCCGTGGCGCTGCTGCTGTCGCGGCATCTGACGATCCTCAGCCTGAACGAATCGACCGCGGTCGGCCTCGGCTTGAACACCGGCTGGATCAAAGTCGCCTTGTACGCGGCGATCACGCTGCTGACCGGAGCCGCGGTGGCGCTCGTGGGCAATCTCGCGTTCGTCGGGCTGATGATTCCCCATTTGGTGCGCATCTTCGCGGGCACCGATTACCGGAGCATCCTGCCGCTATCCGCCGTGTTCGGAGCCGCGTTCATGATCATTGCCGATACGCTCGGCCGGATGCTGAACGCGCCGCTTGAGACGCCCGTCGCCGCGATCGTCGCCGTGCTGGGCCTGCCGTTCTTCCTGTTTATCGTACGCAAAGGAGGGAAAGGCCTCTCATGA
- a CDS encoding iron-hydroxamate ABC transporter substrate-binding protein, whose protein sequence is MKKILLPLLLLFVVALTACGGGQPAKTSGSSTAAAADPKAAETAEASTGTVTYQSENGPIQVPANPQRVVDLSSYTGTLIQLGVPVVGVDTWTKNNPNFKTDLADVPEVSADNIEKIIELQPDLIIASSDVKNADKLKQIAPLVTYTYNKVDYLTQIEEVSKAVNKGEEGAAWVADFKTRAQQAGEEIKDKIGADKTITVMEGDAKNLYIFGDAWGRGTEILYQAMGLKMPDKAKEMTSKQGYYELSLEVLPEYLGDYVIFSKTLSGDNSFQETDTYKNIPAVKNGQVYEVDATGFYFNDAKSLDYQLDFFKKSFLGE, encoded by the coding sequence ATGAAAAAGATTCTTTTGCCCCTGCTGCTGCTGTTCGTCGTCGCGTTGACCGCCTGCGGAGGAGGCCAGCCGGCCAAGACGTCCGGCAGTAGTACCGCCGCAGCCGCCGATCCCAAAGCTGCCGAAACTGCCGAAGCTTCCACGGGAACCGTCACTTATCAATCGGAGAACGGCCCTATCCAGGTGCCGGCCAATCCGCAGCGCGTCGTCGACCTGTCGAGTTATACCGGCACGTTGATCCAGCTCGGCGTTCCGGTCGTCGGCGTGGACACATGGACCAAAAACAACCCGAACTTCAAAACGGATTTGGCGGACGTGCCCGAAGTTTCGGCCGACAATATCGAGAAGATCATCGAGCTGCAGCCCGACCTGATCATCGCTTCGAGCGACGTGAAGAACGCCGACAAGCTCAAACAGATCGCGCCTCTCGTGACGTACACGTATAACAAAGTGGATTACCTGACGCAGATCGAAGAAGTGTCCAAAGCGGTCAACAAAGGCGAAGAAGGCGCCGCCTGGGTCGCGGACTTCAAGACCCGCGCACAGCAGGCCGGCGAAGAGATCAAAGACAAGATCGGCGCCGACAAGACGATCACCGTCATGGAAGGCGACGCCAAAAACCTGTACATCTTCGGCGATGCGTGGGGCCGCGGCACCGAAATTCTGTATCAGGCCATGGGCCTGAAAATGCCGGACAAAGCCAAGGAAATGACGTCCAAGCAGGGTTATTACGAACTGTCGCTCGAAGTGCTGCCGGAATACCTTGGCGATTACGTCATCTTCAGCAAAACGTTAAGCGGGGACAATTCGTTCCAGGAGACCGACACGTACAAAAACATTCCGGCGGTCAAAAACGGGCAGGTCTACGAAGTCGACGCCACGGGCTTCTACTTCAACGACGCCAAATCGCTCGATTACCAGCTCGATTTCTTCAAAAAGTCTTTCCTGGGCGAATAA